The following are encoded together in the Cynocephalus volans isolate mCynVol1 chromosome 4, mCynVol1.pri, whole genome shotgun sequence genome:
- the LOC134374767 gene encoding olfactory receptor 5M9 → MTNFTDVTEFILLGLTHRQELQVLFFVVFLVVYIITLLGNVGMIILISISPQLQSPMYFFLSHLSFVDVWFSSNVTPKMLENLLSEKKTISYVGCLVQCYFFIALVHVEVYILAVMAFDRYMAICNPLLYGSKMSRRVCIQLISVPYTYGFSVSLVCTLWTYGLYFCGNFEINHFYCADPPLIKIACGGKHVKEYTMIVIAGINFTYSLSVVCISYTLIVVAVLHMHSADGQRKAFSTCGSHLTAVSMFYGTLIFMYLRRPTEESVEQGKMVAVFYTTVIPMLNPMIYSLRNRDVKEAVNKAIIKANLRQ, encoded by the coding sequence ATGACAAATTTCACAGATGTGACAGAGTTCATTCTTCTTGGGCTGACCCATCGTCAGGAGCTGCAGGTTCTCTTTTTTGTGGTGTTCCTAGTAGTTTACATCATCACTCTGTTAGGGAATGTTGGTATGATCATTTTGATCAGCATCAGTCCACAGCTTCAGAGCCCTATGTACTTTTTCCTGAGTCATTTGTCTTTTGTGGATGTGTGGTTCTCCTCCAATGTTACCCCCAAAATGCTGGAAAACTTATTATCAGAGAAAAAAACCATTTCTTATGTGGGGTGTTTGGTGCAGTGCTACTTTTTCATTGCCCTTGTCCACGTGGAGGTCTATATCTTGGCAGTGATGGCCTTTGATCGCTACATGGCCATCTGCAACCCTTTGCTTTATGGCAGTAAAATGTCCAGGAGGGTGTGTATTCAGCTCATCTCCGTGCCTTATACCTATGGATTCTCTGTCAGTCTGGTGTGCACACTATGGACTTATGGCTTGTACTTCTGTGGAAACTTTGAAATCAACCACTTCTACTGTGCAGATCCTCCTCTCATCAAAATTGCCTGTGGGGGAAAGCACGTCAAAGAATATACCATGATTGTCATTGCTGGAATTAACTTCACTTACTCCCTCTCAGTGGTGTGCATCTCCTACACCCTCATTGTAGTAGCTGTGCTACACATGCACTCTGCTGATGGGCAGAGGAAGGCATTCTCCACATGCGGGTCCCACTTGACAGCTGTTTCCATGTTTTATGGGACCCTCATATTTATGTATCTCAGGCGACCCACTGAGGAATCTGTGGAGCAGGGGAAAATGGTGGCTGTGTTTTACACCACAGTGATCCCTATGCTGAATCCCATGATCTACAGTCTGAGAAACAGGGATGTGAAAGAGGCTGTCAACAAAGCAATCATCAAGGCAAACTTGAGGCAGTAA